The Miscanthus floridulus cultivar M001 chromosome 7, ASM1932011v1, whole genome shotgun sequence genome includes a region encoding these proteins:
- the LOC136467145 gene encoding uncharacterized protein isoform X2: MGVPEAVALEIPAVEEGSPTPLARVPPRIRRRLLRAGGSGENGGKAPTAEEIEARLRQAHLRRQQFHEALSSKARRSIKSPSGSSQEEDRGHLLEAKLVAAKQKRLSLLEKEQSRLAKLDKQRHAVKSDAEMRFEREREELGMKVESRVRKAENNRMQLLHARLQRRAALEERTKRYFMQRLTWENKYRERVRSAIQKCNAAEKRRLGLLESKEKRAQGRLLQVQLAAKTASNQRETERSKLKEQLEEKLQKAKQQRAEYLKQRGNPHSSMHSSSVKNGEFLSRKLAKCWRRFRTTRKTTVVLARAFDALGINQRSVVSMPFEELALCIESPAVLQTTKALLDRLESRFAFSQSSSSSEPENIDHLLKHLGSPKRRFLPSNVGRSKATLKRAVGNYDSSKLSRYSQRIALCAYMIVGNPKSVLSGQGEQEKFLMESATIFVKEFELLVKTILDALDGACILSPSVLDDATPGCSSYEESSSIVADLKKFRTQLVAFDKAWCAYLYHFVAWKAKDAKSLEDDLIRAACKLELSMIQTCKITNEGESDNLGGDLKAIRKQVAEDQKLLRERIQHLGGEAGIGRMESALSETRSKFFQAEENRSSVATTANVASPSVTCSSGQSNVSETGENCNMDAEKTSRVVKSLFGASSSGYESSKGGKLMSNAAPEKMPTENEQIVNEILHDMRGSFADISDGTGTGTVEGDLKIKVKETMEKAFWDMVADSMRGDMPDYGYLVSLVKEIREALEELAPAAWKEEISDNINLEILTQLLESGSQDRQYLGQILQYSLDKLQKLSSPAKELEMKKSHDKLLGELIEGSESNYRDSNSFVLCVIKCLRFTMEELEALKAEVSRARIQLLEPMIKGPGGVEYLQKSFADRYGSPSDALASLPSTARWISSLKDVVEEQWNEHVQPLVATLRTGHAVPGQLQSVIPAADNAGLPECRGEILGKLLRIGLLQLISSMEGVQRESVPETFMLNWLRLRSVQCKFQQVIVIATSMLVLNQVLVSENPKITPSELESAALELFNVLTRLLDNFPDVGTEKIIEAMMYSSTSRSSSSDHDTMDSRKEMLTRVFLKSLQTDDTIFKKVSQSVYCAFRAITLCGSGEKGRKLTDASLRCIGATKLTARLVKAAEVLIKAAMVSEQVHGPWYTQLL; the protein is encoded by the exons ATGGGGGTGCCAGAGGCGGTGGCGCTGGAGATACCGGCGGTGGAGGAGGGGTCGCCGACGCCGCTGGCCAGGGTGCCACCCAGGATCAGGCGGAGGCTCCTCCGGGCGGGGGGCAGCGGAGAAAACGGCGGCAAGGCGCCGACGGCCGAGGAGATCGAGGCCAGGCTACGCCAGGCGCATCTCCGGAGGCAG CAATTCCACGAAGCATTGTCCTCCAAAGCAAGGCGCTCAATTAAGAGTCCTTCAGGGTCATCACAGGAGGAGGACCGAGGGCATCTTCTTGAGGCAAAGCTTGTGGCTGCAAAGCAGAAGAG GTTGAGCCTCTTGGAAAAGGAACAGAGCCGGTTGGCTAAGCTGGACAAACAGCGACATGCTGTTAAGAGTGATGCAGAGATGAGGTTCGAGAGGGAAAGGGAAGAACTCGGAATGAAAGTTGAATCACGGGTTCGGAAGGCCGAGAACAATCGTATGCAACTCCTGCATGCTCGTTTGCAGAGGCGGGCTGCATTAGAGGAGAGGACAAAAAGGTACTTTATGCAAAGACTGACTTGGGAAAACAAGTACAGGGAGCGTGTACGATCTGCAATACAGAAGTGTAATGCTGCTGAGAAGAGACGATTGGGGCTGCTGGAATCTAAGGAAAAACGGGCACAGGGTCGGCTCTTGCAGGTTCAACTTGCTGCGAAGACTGCCTCTAACCAGAGAGAAACTGAGAGGAGCAAGTTAAAAGAGCAATTAGAAGAAAAGCTTCAGAAG GCAAAGCAGCAGAGGGCTGAGTATTTGAAGCAGCGAGGAAATCCTCACAGTTCTATGCATAGCAGTTCAGTTAAAAATGGAGAATTTCTTTCAAGAAAACTGGCAAA ATGCTGGAGAAGATTCAGAACTACTAGGAAAACAACAGTGGTATTGGCTAGGGCCTTTGATGCACTGGGGATAAATCAGCGATCAGTTGTGTCTATGCCATTTGAAGAATTAGCTCTCTGCATTGAATCTCCTGCAGTACTTCAGACCACTAAGGCATTGCTTGACCGTCTGGAGAGTCGTTTTGCCTTCTCTCAGTCATCAAGTTCATCAGAACCAGAAAATATTGACCACCTTCTAAAGCATCTAGGATCACCGAAGAGGAGGTTCCTACCAAGCAATGTGGGAAGAAGTAAAGCAACACTGAAAAGGGCAGTTGGAAATTATGACTCCAGTAAGCTGTCTAGATATTCGCAAAGGATTGCACTTTGTGCTTATATGATAGTAGGTAATCCAAAATCTGTTCTTAGTGGACAAGGTGAGCAAGAGAAATTTCTTATGGAATCAGCAACAATCTTTGTGAAGGAATTTGAACTGCTGGTTAAAACAATACTTGATGCTCTAGATGGTGCATGCATATTGAGTCCGTCAGTTCTAGATGATGCCACTCCTGGTTGTTCTAGCTATGAGGAATCTTCATCTATTGTTGCTGATCTGAAGAAATTCAGAACTCAGCTGGTTGCCTTTGACAAAGCTTGGTGTGCTTATCTTTACCATTTTGTGGCATGGAAAGCAAAAGATGCTAAATCATTAGAGGATGATCTCATTAGGGCTGCATGCAAGCTTGAGCTGTCAATGATCCAAACATGCAAAATAACTAATGAAGGCGAATCTGATAACCTCGGTGGTGATTTGAAAGCCATCCGGAAACAG GTCGCAGAAGACCAGAAACTTTTAAGGGAGAGGATTCAACACCTGGGCGGTGAAGCTGGTATTGGAAGGATGGAATCTGCTTTATCTGAAACACGGTCAAAGTTTTTTCAAGCAGAGGAGAACAGGAGTTCTGTTGCAACTACTGCAAATGTAGCATCTCCTTCAGTTACATGTTCTTCAGGACAGTCTAATGTTTCTGAAACTGGGGAGAATTGTAACATGGATGCCGAAAAGACAAGCCGAGTTGTCAAATCTCTGTTTGGAGCTTCCTCTTCAGGATATGAAAGTAGCAAAGGAGGCAAGCTGATGAGTAACGCAGCACCAGAAAAAATGCCTACTGAAAATGAGCAAATAGTCAATGAGATACTCCATGATATGCGTGGTTCTTTTGCTGACATCTCTGATGGTACTGGTACTGGTACCGTTGAAGGTGATTTGAAG ATAAAAGTCAAGGAAACAATGGAGAAAGCTTTCTGGGATATGGTTGCGGATTCAATGAGAGGAGACATGCCAGACTACGGTTATCTGGTCAGCCTGGTAAAGGAAATCAGGGAAGCATTAGAAGAGTTAGCTCCTGCAGCGTGGAAAGAAGAAATCAGTGACAATATTAACCTTGAAATTTTGACTCAG TTACTTGAATCAGGTTCCCAGGACAGACAATACCTTGGACAAATTTTGCAGTACTCTCTGGATAAGCTGCAAAAACTGTCTTCTCCTGCGAAGGAACTCGAGATGAAGAAGAGTCATGATAAATTGTTGGGAGAATTGATCGAAGGCTCTGAATCTAATTATAGAGATTCAAATTCATTTGTTCTTTGTGTTATCAAGTGTTTGCGCTTCACTATGGAGGAATTAGAG GCTCTAAAAGCAGAAGTCAGTAGAGCACGCATCCAACTATTGGAACCAATGATCAAGGGACCAGGTGGAGTGGAGTACCTGCAGAAGTCTTTTGCTGATCGCTATGGTTCCCCTTCTGATGCATTAGCTTCTCTCCCTTCAACTGCCCGGTGGATTTCCTCCTTGAAAGATGTTGTGGAAGAGCAATGGAATGAACAT GTTCAGCCACTTGTTGCCACCCTCCGAACTGGCCATGCAGTTCCAGGTCAGCTACAATCTGTGATACCTGCAGCAG ACAATGCAGGACTACCAGAATGTAGGGGAGAAATACTTGGCAAGCTATTAAGGATTGGGTTATTACAGCTCATCAGCAGCATGGAGGGTGTACAAAGGGAATCAGTTCCTGAGACCTTTATGCTCAATTGGTTGAGGCTGCGGTCTGTTCAGTGTAAATTTCAACAAGTGATTGTGATAGCGACAAG CATGCTTGTCTTGAATCAGGTCTTAGTGAGCGAGAACCCAAAGATCACTCCTTCTGAGCTGGAGAGTGCGGCTTTGGAACTGTTCAACGTCCTCACAAGGCTACTAGACAACTTTCCAGATGTTGGCACTGAGAAAATCATTGAGGCGATGATGTATTCATCGACCTCAAGGAGCTCGTCGTCAGATCATGATACGATGGATAGTAGGAAGGAGATGCTGACTAGGGTCTTCCTTAAAAGCCTCCAGACCGATGACACCATCTTCAAGAAGGTCTCTCAGTCTGTCTACTGTGCATTCCGTGCAATCACTCTGTGCGGCAGTGGGGAGAAGGGCCGGAAGCTCACCGATGCATCCCTGAGGTGCATCGGGGCAACAAAACTCACTGCACGGCTAGTGAAGGCAGCTGAAGTGCTTATCAAAGCAGCAATGGTGTCAGAGCAGGTCCATGGCCCATGGTACACGCAGTTGTTGTGA
- the LOC136467146 gene encoding uncharacterized protein, which translates to MWYLCVFYHRLLDYRRPEVESLAELFAGPGAGESVEWRMPENHHVDSPFHLVRLPGDERLAAQVANRSLLVKGIYELWGHGTTYEELEKSVREYPDERKLPFLTPDSTFKIVIDSFGKVVSSQEQNEIIQSLTYIPFQGRVNLKKPDHRFFVLETDDYGSNNGLPPVVKRSIFFGREVGAADRHLLPTYQLKSRKYIGPTAMDAEMAFLMANQGLARPGKLIYDPFVGTGSILVAAAHFGAMTMGADIDIRVVRDGRGPNCNVWSNFEQYKLPEPLCLLRADNNLPPWRPGLKEMFDAIICDPPYGVRAGGRKSGGRKLLKGVKGPYTVPDEKRDNHIPSTAPYSLAECVHDLLHLAARMVVMGGRLVFFYPVLRGEDGTANPQFPEHACFKLITSSEQILSFRYSRVLLTMVKVAPYTEEIEKMAAERHQEFRENHQKWMEEGNLHSAVFEPAQDGKPDRESKPKYRGKYV; encoded by the exons ATGTGGTACCTATGCGTCTTCTACCACAGGCTTCTGGACTACCGGCGGCCGGAGGTGGAGTCCCTCGCCGAGCTCTTCGCCGGCCCGGGCGCCGGCGAATCCGTCGAGTGGCGCATGCCGGAGAACCACCACGTAGACTCTCCCTTCCACCTTGTTCGCCTCCCCGGAGACGAGCGCCTCGCCGCCCAGGTCGCCAACCGCA GCTTGTTGGTGAAGGGGATCTATGAGCTCTGGGGCCATGGCACCACCTACGAGGAGCTGGAGAAGTCGGTCAGGGAGTATCCCGACGAGAGGAAGCTACCGTTCCTGACCCCGGATAGCACCTTCAAGATCGTTATCGACAGCTTCGGCAAGGTGGTCAGCTCCCAAGAGCAGAACGAGATCATACAGAGCCTCACTTACATACCATTCCAG GGACGTGTTAATTTGAAGAAGCCTGATCACAGGTTCTTTGTCTTGGAGACAGATGACTATGGGTCCAACAATGGTCTCCCACCGGTTGTGAAGAGGTCAATATTCTTTGGCCGGGAGGTTGGAGCTGCTGATAGGCATCTCCTGCCAACATATCAGCTCAAGAGTAGGAAGTACATTGGCCCGACTGCAATGGATGCTGAAATGGCTTTCCTCATGGCCAATCAGGGTCTGGCCCGGCCTGGGAAGCTTATCTATGACCCTTTTGTTGGGACTGGTAGCATTTTGGTCGCAGCTGCGCATTTTGGAGCTATGACGATG GGTGCAGATATCGATATAAGGGTTGTACGGGATGGCCGTGGCCCCAATTGCAAtgtttggagcaactttgagcaG TACAAGTTACCAGAGCCTTTGTGTTTGCTAAGGGCAGACAACAACCTCCCACCTTGGCGCCCAGGATTGAAGGAG ATGTTCGATGCGATAATTTGTGACCCACCATATGGTGTCCGGGCTGGTGGCCGGAAGTCTGGTGGTCGGAAGCTCCTAAAAGGCGTCAAAGGCCCTTACACGGTGCCGGATGAGAAACGGGACAACCACATCCCATCAACCGCGCCATACAGCCTCGCCGAGTGCGTCcatgacctcctccacctcgccgcaAGGATGGTAGTCATGGGTGGCAGGCTCGTCTTCTTCTACCCTGTATTGCGAGGTGAAGATGGCACTGCAAACCCGCAGTTCCCGGAGCACGCCTGCTTCAAGCTGATCACCTCCTCTGAGCAGATCCTGAGCTTTCGGTACAGCCGTGTTCTGCTGACCATGGTGAAGGTCGCACCCTACACCGAGGAGATCGAGAAGATGGCCGCAGAGCGGCACCAGGAGTTCAGGGAGAACCACCAGAAGTGGATGGAGGAGGGCAACCTCCACTCCGCGGTGTTCGAGCCAGCTCAGGATGGGAAGCCTGATAGGGAGTCCAAGCCCAAGTACAGAGGCAAGTACGTGTAG
- the LOC136467147 gene encoding ran-binding protein M homolog encodes MVTNQEAEAASAAAPGAGATVDPMRLASRWRSQAEWACAAAELEAEPAPSELNTVNSSGLFSVVSTDKLSVKYLGSHHHGHDVGVVQADRPAPTRRAVYYFEMSVRNAGYKGQTSIGFTNESFKMRRQPGWESNSCGYHGDDGQLYVGQGKGQAFGPKFTSGDIIGAGINYLSQEFFFTKNGAQVGSIPKEIKGPLYPTIAVHSQGEELTVNFGKEPFCFEIEGYIFEEKMRQQSVSDKLNLEPDISHWIVRSYLLHYGYQDTLNAFDMANATDPPTNRQNGHAEPPEMYGLSHRKLLRQLIMSGDIDSTFKRLGEWYPQVIKDEKSVICFLLHSQRFIEYIRAEQLEDAVKYGRANLASFLTHKAFEGLLKDSVALLAYEKPSESCIGYLMDSPQREFVADAVNAAVLSTNPTMKDPESCLYSCLERLLRQLTVCSFERRAFNNDQGDAFLLHKEVQNCERSRRS; translated from the exons ATGGTGACGAAccaggaggcggaggcggcatCGGCGGCAGCGCCGGGGGCAGGGGCGACGGTGGACCCGATGCGGCTAGCGTCGCGGTGGCGATCCCAGGCGGAGTGGGCCTGCGCGGCGGCGGAGCTGGAGGCTGAGCCGGCGCCGTCCGAGCTCAACACCGTCAACAGCTCGGGACTCTTCTCCGTCGTCTCTACCGACAAGTTGTCCGTGAAATACCTCGGCAGCCATCACCACGGCCACGACGTCGGTGTCGTGCAGGCCGACCGCCCCGCGCCCACGCGCCGGGCCGTGTACTACTTCGAGATGAGCGTCAGGAACGCGGGATACAAGGGGCAGACATCCATCGGGTTCACGAACGAGAGCTTCAAGATGAGGCGGCAACCGGG TTGGGAGTCGAACAGTTGTGGATACCATGGTGACGATGGCCAGCTTTACGTGGGTCAAGGGAAAGGTCAAGCATTTGGGCCAAAATTCACATCTGGTGACATAATTGGCGCTGGCATCAACTACTTGTCACAAGAATTTTTCTTCAC GAAAAATGGAGCTCAAGTTGGATCCATTCCAAAAGAAATTAAAGGCCCACTATATCCTACCATTGCAGTTCATAGTCAGGGTGAAGA GTTGACTGTAAACTTTGGAAAAGAACCATTCTGTTTTGAAATTGAG GGTTATATTTTTGAAGAGAAAATGAGGCAGCAATCGGTGTCTGATAAATTGAACTTGGAGCCAGACATCAGTCATTG GATTGTCCGTTCATATCTCCTACATTATGGATACCAAGATACATTAAATGCTTTTGATATGGCAAATGCAACTGATCCCCCCACCAATCGCCAAAATGGTCATGCAGAACCTCCCGAAATGTATGGTCTTAGCCACAGAAAACTTTTGCGTCAG CTTATCATGAGTGGAGATATCGACTCTACATTCAAAAGACTTGGGGAGTGGTATCCACAAGTGATAAAG GATGAGAAATCGGTTATTTGCTTCCTACTCCATTCTCAAAGATTCATAGAATATATCAGG GCTGAACAACTGGAGGATGCTGTGAAATATGGTCGTGCTAACCTGGCAAGCTTCTTGACACACAAAGCTTTCGAGGGACTGCTGAAG GATAGTGTGGCCCTACTTGCGTATGAGAAGCCTTCAGAATCATGCATTGGATACCTGATGGACTCTCCCCAGCGTGAATTTGTGGCAGACGCAGTGAACGCGGCTGTCCTGTCGACGAACCCCACCATGAAGGACCCTGAGAGCTGCCTTTACTCGTGTCTCGAGAGGTTACTAAGGCAGCTCACAGTTTGTAGCTTTGAGCGGCGTGCATTCAACAACGACCAAGGAGACGCATTCTTACTCCACAAAGAAGTGCAGAATTGTGAAAGGTCCAGGCGCTCATAG
- the LOC136467148 gene encoding protein MAINTENANCE OF PSII UNDER HIGH LIGHT 1-like yields the protein MACPAQSMLSASGCIFLRSKPQAAAASHVRGGIIIGGGCSSRPFLLTCNASSPQTPTQEDPDCNEEECAPEKEVGSLSAEWLAEERTQVVGTFPPKKRKWGYVEKDTAGQTNIYSVEPMVYVAESAISSGTSGTSAEGAENTAAIAAGLVLITVAAASSILIQVNKSQPPVPPEAAYNGPPLSYYVAKFQPAVAQTLEAPAPAEAVEAAAPEATSTVEASAALEAQQLSS from the exons ATGGCGTGCCCTGCGCAGTCCATGCTCTCCGCCAGCGGCTGCATCTTCCTGAGGAGCAAGCCTCAGGCGGCCGCGGCCTCCCATGTGCGTGGGGGCATCATCATCGGCGGTGGCTGCAGCAGCAGGCCGTTCCTGCTCACCTGCAACGCTTCCTCGCCGCAGACGCCGACGCAGGAGGACCCCGACTGCAACGAGGAGGAGTGCGCCCCGGAGAAGGAG GTCGGGAGCCTGAGCGCCGAGTGGCTGGCCGAGGAGAGGACCCAGGTCGTCGGCACTTTCCCTCCCAAGAAGAGAAAGTGGGGCTACGTCGAGAAGGACACCGCCGGCCAGACCAACATCTACTCCGTCGAG CCGATGGTGTACGTGGCCGAGAGCGCCATCAGCTCCGGCACGTCGGGCACGTCGGCGGAGGGCGCCGAGAACACGGCCGCCATCGCCGCGGGGCTCGTCCTCATCACCGTCGCCGCGGCCTCGTCCATCCTCATCCAGGTGAACAAGAGCCAGCCACCGGTGCCGCCGGAAGCCGCCTACAACGGCCCGCCGCTCAGCTACTACGTCGCCAAGTTCCAGCCGGCGGTGGCGCAGACCCTCGAGGCCCCCGCCCCCGCCGAGGCGGTAGaggcagcagcaccagaggcgaCGTCCACCGTCGAGGCCTCCGCGGCTCTGGAGGCGCAGCAGCTGTCGTCGTGA
- the LOC136467145 gene encoding uncharacterized protein isoform X1, which translates to MGVPEAVALEIPAVEEGSPTPLARVPPRIRRRLLRAGGSGENGGKAPTAEEIEARLRQAHLRRQQFHEALSSKARRSIKSPSGSSQEEDRGHLLEAKLVAAKQKRLSLLEKEQSRLAKLDKQRHAVKSDAEMRFEREREELGMKVESRVRKAENNRMQLLHARLQRRAALEERTKRYFMQRLTWENKYRERVRSAIQKCNAAEKRRLGLLESKEKRAQGRLLQVQLAAKTASNQRETERSKLKEQLEEKLQKAKQQRAEYLKQRGNPHSSMHSSSVKNGEFLSRKLAKCWRRFRTTRKTTVVLARAFDALGINQRSVVSMPFEELALCIESPAVLQTTKALLDRLESRFAFSQSSSSSEPENIDHLLKHLGSPKRRFLPSNVGRSKATLKRAVGNYDSSKLSRYSQRIALCAYMIVGNPKSVLSGQGEQEKFLMESATIFVKEFELLVKTILDALDGACILSPSVLDDATPGCSSYEESSSIVADLKKFRTQLVAFDKAWCAYLYHFVAWKAKDAKSLEDDLIRAACKLELSMIQTCKITNEGESDNLGGDLKAIRKQVAEDQKLLRERIQHLGGEAGIGRMESALSETRSKFFQAEENRSSVATTANVASPSVTCSSGQSNVSETGENCNMDAEKTSRVVKSLFGASSSGYESSKGGKLMSNAAPEKMPTENEQIVNEILHDMRGSFADISDGTGTGTVEGDLKIKVKETMEKAFWDMVADSMRGDMPDYGYLVSLVKEIREALEELAPAAWKEEISDNINLEILTQLLESGSQDRQYLGQILQYSLDKLQKLSSPAKELEMKKSHDKLLGELIEGSESNYRDSNSFVLCVIKCLRFTMEELEALKAEVSRARIQLLEPMIKGPGGVEYLQKSFADRYGSPSDALASLPSTARWISSLKDVVEEQWNEHVSSLSILPEADHVQPLVATLRTGHAVPGQLQSVIPAADNAGLPECRGEILGKLLRIGLLQLISSMEGVQRESVPETFMLNWLRLRSVQCKFQQVIVIATSMLVLNQVLVSENPKITPSELESAALELFNVLTRLLDNFPDVGTEKIIEAMMYSSTSRSSSSDHDTMDSRKEMLTRVFLKSLQTDDTIFKKVSQSVYCAFRAITLCGSGEKGRKLTDASLRCIGATKLTARLVKAAEVLIKAAMVSEQVHGPWYTQLL; encoded by the exons ATGGGGGTGCCAGAGGCGGTGGCGCTGGAGATACCGGCGGTGGAGGAGGGGTCGCCGACGCCGCTGGCCAGGGTGCCACCCAGGATCAGGCGGAGGCTCCTCCGGGCGGGGGGCAGCGGAGAAAACGGCGGCAAGGCGCCGACGGCCGAGGAGATCGAGGCCAGGCTACGCCAGGCGCATCTCCGGAGGCAG CAATTCCACGAAGCATTGTCCTCCAAAGCAAGGCGCTCAATTAAGAGTCCTTCAGGGTCATCACAGGAGGAGGACCGAGGGCATCTTCTTGAGGCAAAGCTTGTGGCTGCAAAGCAGAAGAG GTTGAGCCTCTTGGAAAAGGAACAGAGCCGGTTGGCTAAGCTGGACAAACAGCGACATGCTGTTAAGAGTGATGCAGAGATGAGGTTCGAGAGGGAAAGGGAAGAACTCGGAATGAAAGTTGAATCACGGGTTCGGAAGGCCGAGAACAATCGTATGCAACTCCTGCATGCTCGTTTGCAGAGGCGGGCTGCATTAGAGGAGAGGACAAAAAGGTACTTTATGCAAAGACTGACTTGGGAAAACAAGTACAGGGAGCGTGTACGATCTGCAATACAGAAGTGTAATGCTGCTGAGAAGAGACGATTGGGGCTGCTGGAATCTAAGGAAAAACGGGCACAGGGTCGGCTCTTGCAGGTTCAACTTGCTGCGAAGACTGCCTCTAACCAGAGAGAAACTGAGAGGAGCAAGTTAAAAGAGCAATTAGAAGAAAAGCTTCAGAAG GCAAAGCAGCAGAGGGCTGAGTATTTGAAGCAGCGAGGAAATCCTCACAGTTCTATGCATAGCAGTTCAGTTAAAAATGGAGAATTTCTTTCAAGAAAACTGGCAAA ATGCTGGAGAAGATTCAGAACTACTAGGAAAACAACAGTGGTATTGGCTAGGGCCTTTGATGCACTGGGGATAAATCAGCGATCAGTTGTGTCTATGCCATTTGAAGAATTAGCTCTCTGCATTGAATCTCCTGCAGTACTTCAGACCACTAAGGCATTGCTTGACCGTCTGGAGAGTCGTTTTGCCTTCTCTCAGTCATCAAGTTCATCAGAACCAGAAAATATTGACCACCTTCTAAAGCATCTAGGATCACCGAAGAGGAGGTTCCTACCAAGCAATGTGGGAAGAAGTAAAGCAACACTGAAAAGGGCAGTTGGAAATTATGACTCCAGTAAGCTGTCTAGATATTCGCAAAGGATTGCACTTTGTGCTTATATGATAGTAGGTAATCCAAAATCTGTTCTTAGTGGACAAGGTGAGCAAGAGAAATTTCTTATGGAATCAGCAACAATCTTTGTGAAGGAATTTGAACTGCTGGTTAAAACAATACTTGATGCTCTAGATGGTGCATGCATATTGAGTCCGTCAGTTCTAGATGATGCCACTCCTGGTTGTTCTAGCTATGAGGAATCTTCATCTATTGTTGCTGATCTGAAGAAATTCAGAACTCAGCTGGTTGCCTTTGACAAAGCTTGGTGTGCTTATCTTTACCATTTTGTGGCATGGAAAGCAAAAGATGCTAAATCATTAGAGGATGATCTCATTAGGGCTGCATGCAAGCTTGAGCTGTCAATGATCCAAACATGCAAAATAACTAATGAAGGCGAATCTGATAACCTCGGTGGTGATTTGAAAGCCATCCGGAAACAG GTCGCAGAAGACCAGAAACTTTTAAGGGAGAGGATTCAACACCTGGGCGGTGAAGCTGGTATTGGAAGGATGGAATCTGCTTTATCTGAAACACGGTCAAAGTTTTTTCAAGCAGAGGAGAACAGGAGTTCTGTTGCAACTACTGCAAATGTAGCATCTCCTTCAGTTACATGTTCTTCAGGACAGTCTAATGTTTCTGAAACTGGGGAGAATTGTAACATGGATGCCGAAAAGACAAGCCGAGTTGTCAAATCTCTGTTTGGAGCTTCCTCTTCAGGATATGAAAGTAGCAAAGGAGGCAAGCTGATGAGTAACGCAGCACCAGAAAAAATGCCTACTGAAAATGAGCAAATAGTCAATGAGATACTCCATGATATGCGTGGTTCTTTTGCTGACATCTCTGATGGTACTGGTACTGGTACCGTTGAAGGTGATTTGAAG ATAAAAGTCAAGGAAACAATGGAGAAAGCTTTCTGGGATATGGTTGCGGATTCAATGAGAGGAGACATGCCAGACTACGGTTATCTGGTCAGCCTGGTAAAGGAAATCAGGGAAGCATTAGAAGAGTTAGCTCCTGCAGCGTGGAAAGAAGAAATCAGTGACAATATTAACCTTGAAATTTTGACTCAG TTACTTGAATCAGGTTCCCAGGACAGACAATACCTTGGACAAATTTTGCAGTACTCTCTGGATAAGCTGCAAAAACTGTCTTCTCCTGCGAAGGAACTCGAGATGAAGAAGAGTCATGATAAATTGTTGGGAGAATTGATCGAAGGCTCTGAATCTAATTATAGAGATTCAAATTCATTTGTTCTTTGTGTTATCAAGTGTTTGCGCTTCACTATGGAGGAATTAGAG GCTCTAAAAGCAGAAGTCAGTAGAGCACGCATCCAACTATTGGAACCAATGATCAAGGGACCAGGTGGAGTGGAGTACCTGCAGAAGTCTTTTGCTGATCGCTATGGTTCCCCTTCTGATGCATTAGCTTCTCTCCCTTCAACTGCCCGGTGGATTTCCTCCTTGAAAGATGTTGTGGAAGAGCAATGGAATGAACATGTGAGCTCGTTATCAATTCTGCCAGAAGCAGACCAT GTTCAGCCACTTGTTGCCACCCTCCGAACTGGCCATGCAGTTCCAGGTCAGCTACAATCTGTGATACCTGCAGCAG ACAATGCAGGACTACCAGAATGTAGGGGAGAAATACTTGGCAAGCTATTAAGGATTGGGTTATTACAGCTCATCAGCAGCATGGAGGGTGTACAAAGGGAATCAGTTCCTGAGACCTTTATGCTCAATTGGTTGAGGCTGCGGTCTGTTCAGTGTAAATTTCAACAAGTGATTGTGATAGCGACAAG CATGCTTGTCTTGAATCAGGTCTTAGTGAGCGAGAACCCAAAGATCACTCCTTCTGAGCTGGAGAGTGCGGCTTTGGAACTGTTCAACGTCCTCACAAGGCTACTAGACAACTTTCCAGATGTTGGCACTGAGAAAATCATTGAGGCGATGATGTATTCATCGACCTCAAGGAGCTCGTCGTCAGATCATGATACGATGGATAGTAGGAAGGAGATGCTGACTAGGGTCTTCCTTAAAAGCCTCCAGACCGATGACACCATCTTCAAGAAGGTCTCTCAGTCTGTCTACTGTGCATTCCGTGCAATCACTCTGTGCGGCAGTGGGGAGAAGGGCCGGAAGCTCACCGATGCATCCCTGAGGTGCATCGGGGCAACAAAACTCACTGCACGGCTAGTGAAGGCAGCTGAAGTGCTTATCAAAGCAGCAATGGTGTCAGAGCAGGTCCATGGCCCATGGTACACGCAGTTGTTGTGA